From Streptomyces sp. NBC_00370, a single genomic window includes:
- a CDS encoding helix-turn-helix domain-containing protein encodes MSETELGHFLRAHREAVTPAEVGLPPGSRRRTPGLRRSELAMLAGISVEYLARLEQGRDNNPSPQVLSALAEALRLDAEARVELLHVLKATNGTLKLCPGAYQPPERTVRPTLRALLDRLEPTPAVLLNRLSEVIGFTEGYAHLYGPLGLLDPPAPCLPRFLLTDPRARAAHPEWDRVCDDVIVRLKNDSVPDDPHLLDLVDELTLLAGAAFTDRWNSPQRTPERAGVRRLVHPAAGELRLVQETLELADFQRLVVQLPADDATGAALDELTGRRPGALRAVAG; translated from the coding sequence GTGAGCGAAACCGAACTGGGGCACTTCCTGCGCGCGCACCGCGAGGCCGTGACGCCCGCCGAGGTGGGCCTCCCGCCCGGCAGCAGGCGCCGCACGCCGGGGCTGCGCCGTTCGGAGCTGGCCATGCTCGCCGGCATCAGCGTCGAGTATCTGGCCCGGCTGGAACAGGGCAGGGACAACAACCCCTCGCCCCAGGTGCTGTCCGCGCTCGCCGAGGCCCTGCGGCTCGACGCGGAGGCGCGTGTCGAGCTGCTGCACGTCCTGAAGGCGACCAACGGCACACTCAAGCTCTGCCCCGGCGCCTACCAGCCGCCGGAGCGCACCGTACGGCCCACGCTGCGCGCCCTGCTCGACCGCCTTGAGCCGACGCCCGCCGTGCTGCTCAACCGGCTGAGCGAGGTCATCGGCTTCACCGAGGGCTACGCGCACCTGTACGGGCCGCTGGGGCTGCTGGACCCGCCGGCCCCGTGCCTGCCGCGCTTCCTGCTGACCGATCCCCGGGCGCGCGCCGCCCACCCGGAGTGGGACCGGGTCTGCGACGACGTGATCGTCCGGCTGAAGAACGACTCCGTGCCGGACGATCCTCATCTGCTCGATCTGGTCGACGAGTTGACCCTGCTCGCGGGCGCCGCGTTCACCGACCGGTGGAACAGCCCGCAGCGGACACCGGAACGCGCCGGAGTACGGCGGCTGGTGCACCCCGCCGCCGGTGAACTGCGCCTCGTCCAGGAGACGCTGGAACTCGCCGACTTCCAGCGGCTGGTGGTCCAGCTGCCGGCCGACGACGCCACGGGCGCGGCTCTCGACGAGCTGACGGGCCGCCGGCCGGGCGCGCTGCGCGCCGTGGCCGGCTGA
- a CDS encoding DoxX family protein gives MFIAYAVVGLLLAVALAGSAFATFTRQETVVTSMKSVGVPDSWLPRLATLKAAGAVGLVAGLWVPYLGVAAAVGVALYFIGALIFHVRAKAYAMAPAAVFVVLAVVALVLRLASR, from the coding sequence GTGTTCATCGCCTACGCCGTCGTCGGTCTGCTGCTCGCCGTCGCGCTCGCCGGGTCCGCCTTCGCGACGTTCACCCGCCAGGAGACCGTCGTCACCTCGATGAAGTCCGTGGGTGTGCCCGACAGCTGGCTGCCCCGGCTCGCCACGCTGAAGGCGGCGGGCGCCGTCGGGCTCGTCGCCGGGCTGTGGGTGCCGTACCTCGGCGTCGCCGCGGCGGTCGGTGTCGCCCTGTACTTCATCGGCGCGCTGATCTTCCACGTACGGGCCAAGGCGTACGCGATGGCTCCCGCCGCCGTCTTCGTCGTCCTCGCCGTGGTGGCGCTCGTCCTGCGGCTCGCCTCCCGCTGA
- a CDS encoding N-acyl-D-amino-acid deacylase family protein, giving the protein MDLVLRDARVADGTGGASYRADVGVTEGRISRILREGEGPRLSGARVVEAAGLVLAPGFVDMHAHSDLALLRDPDHSAKAAQGVTLEVIGQDGLSYAPVDDPALAEVRRAIAGWNGGGPGDPSVDFDWRTVGEYLDRLDHGFDGQGIAVNAAYLVPQGTVRMLAVGWDDRPASGAELDRMRQLVAEGLEQGAVGMSSGLTYTPGMYADDAELTELCRVVARYGGYYCPHHRSYGAGALQAYEEMVTLSRTAGCALHLAHATMNFAENEGRAPELLALLDRALEAGADISLDTYPYTPGATTLVAMLPSWASEGGPDATLARLQDRAEAERIRYALEVTGSDGCHGVPIEWDTIEISGVSAPGLGALVGRTVAESAARAGEEPWTTARRLLVEDGLGSTILQHVGHEENVRRIMRHRVHTGGSDGILQGAKPHPRAYGTFPRYLGHYVRELGVLTLEECVARLTGRPAARLRLPDRGLVREGYRADLVLFDPETVAAGATFAAPRTLPTGIPYVLIDGRFVIDGARRTDVLAGRSVRRTRI; this is encoded by the coding sequence ATGGATCTCGTCCTGCGTGACGCCCGCGTCGCCGACGGCACCGGCGGCGCGTCGTACCGCGCCGACGTCGGCGTCACGGAAGGACGGATCAGCCGCATCCTGCGGGAGGGCGAGGGCCCGCGGCTGTCCGGCGCCCGAGTGGTGGAGGCCGCGGGTCTGGTCCTGGCGCCCGGCTTCGTCGACATGCACGCGCACAGCGACCTGGCGCTGCTCCGCGACCCCGACCACTCGGCGAAGGCGGCGCAGGGGGTGACCCTTGAGGTCATCGGCCAGGACGGACTGTCGTACGCGCCCGTGGACGACCCCGCCCTGGCCGAGGTGCGCAGGGCCATCGCCGGATGGAACGGCGGCGGCCCCGGCGACCCGTCCGTCGACTTCGACTGGCGCACGGTCGGTGAGTACCTGGACCGGCTCGACCACGGCTTCGACGGGCAGGGCATCGCCGTCAACGCCGCGTATCTCGTCCCGCAGGGCACGGTGCGGATGCTCGCCGTCGGCTGGGACGACCGCCCGGCGAGCGGCGCCGAACTGGACCGGATGCGCCAACTCGTCGCCGAGGGACTGGAACAGGGCGCCGTCGGCATGTCGTCCGGGCTGACCTACACCCCCGGCATGTACGCGGACGACGCCGAACTCACCGAGCTGTGCCGGGTGGTGGCGCGCTACGGCGGCTACTACTGCCCGCACCACCGGTCGTACGGGGCGGGCGCCCTCCAGGCGTACGAGGAGATGGTGACGCTCAGCCGCACGGCGGGCTGCGCGCTCCATCTCGCCCACGCCACCATGAACTTCGCGGAGAACGAGGGCCGGGCACCCGAGCTGCTGGCCCTGCTGGACCGCGCGCTCGAAGCGGGCGCCGACATCTCCCTCGACACCTATCCGTACACGCCGGGCGCCACCACGCTCGTCGCGATGCTGCCGAGCTGGGCGAGCGAGGGCGGCCCCGACGCGACGCTCGCCCGCCTCCAGGACCGGGCCGAGGCCGAGCGGATCCGGTACGCCCTGGAGGTGACGGGTTCGGACGGCTGCCACGGGGTGCCGATCGAGTGGGACACCATCGAGATCTCGGGCGTATCGGCGCCGGGGCTCGGCGCGCTGGTGGGCCGGACGGTCGCGGAGTCGGCGGCGCGCGCGGGCGAGGAGCCGTGGACCACGGCCCGCAGGCTGCTGGTCGAGGACGGGCTCGGCTCGACGATCCTCCAGCACGTCGGCCACGAGGAGAACGTCCGGCGGATCATGCGCCACCGCGTCCACACCGGCGGCAGCGACGGCATCCTCCAGGGCGCCAAGCCGCACCCGCGCGCGTACGGCACGTTCCCTCGCTATCTGGGCCACTACGTACGCGAGTTGGGCGTGCTGACGCTGGAGGAGTGCGTGGCCCGGCTGACCGGCCGTCCCGCGGCCCGGCTGCGGCTGCCGGACCGCGGTCTCGTACGCGAGGGGTACCGCGCCGATCTGGTCCTCTTCGACCCGGAGACGGTCGCCGCCGGTGCCACCTTCGCCGCGCCGCGCACCCTGCCGACCGGGATCCCGTACGTACTGATCGACGGCCGCTTCGTGATCGACGGCGCCCGCCGGACGGACGTCCTGGCGGGCAGGTCGGTACGCCGGACACGGATCTAG
- a CDS encoding alanine racemase, translating to MTAERPAQPLSGLAQLRDEPVDHRFKGLPPDAEGLTVGELAAERRSLFTGGFTTPVLALSAESVEHNLVLLETYAERHGLAFAPHGKTSMSPQLFERQLAHGAWGITAAVPHQVRVYRAFGVARIFLANEVVDAAALRWIAAELDRDPGFRFLCYVDSVRGVELMDEALRAAGATRPVEVVVELAAGEGARTGARTEADCAAVADAVAAARTLRLTGVAGYEGEVPEADDEAVRDWLRRLTALAAGFDRAGRFDGAEEIVISAGGSAWFDAVADVFADIPDLTLPVLKLLRSGAYISHDDGHYREITPFNRVPEEGALQPAFRLWAQVVSRPSAGQAFVNAGKRDAAYDLDLPEAQVVRDARTGAVRPAAGIAVEKLSDQHGWLTTSPDAVLEVGDWVGMGLSHPCTSFDKWQLIPLVEADGTVTDLVRTYF from the coding sequence ATGACCGCCGAGCGGCCGGCACAACCGCTTTCAGGACTGGCGCAGTTGCGTGACGAGCCCGTCGACCACCGCTTCAAGGGCCTCCCGCCGGACGCCGAAGGACTGACCGTGGGCGAGCTGGCGGCCGAGCGTCGCTCGCTGTTCACCGGCGGCTTCACCACCCCCGTACTTGCCCTGTCGGCCGAGTCGGTCGAGCACAATCTGGTGCTGCTGGAGACGTACGCCGAGCGGCACGGCCTGGCCTTCGCCCCGCACGGCAAGACGTCCATGTCGCCCCAGCTCTTCGAGCGGCAGCTCGCGCACGGCGCCTGGGGCATCACGGCGGCCGTCCCCCACCAGGTGCGCGTCTACCGCGCCTTCGGCGTCGCCCGTATCTTCCTCGCCAACGAGGTGGTCGACGCGGCTGCCCTGCGCTGGATCGCCGCCGAGCTGGACCGCGACCCGGGCTTCCGGTTCCTGTGTTACGTCGATTCCGTACGCGGTGTCGAGCTGATGGACGAGGCCCTGCGCGCGGCGGGCGCGACCCGCCCCGTCGAGGTCGTGGTCGAGCTGGCGGCCGGCGAGGGCGCGCGCACGGGTGCGCGCACCGAGGCCGACTGCGCCGCGGTCGCCGACGCCGTGGCCGCCGCCCGCACCCTGCGGTTGACCGGCGTCGCCGGGTACGAGGGCGAGGTGCCGGAGGCTGACGACGAGGCCGTACGCGACTGGCTGCGCCGGCTGACCGCGCTCGCCGCCGGCTTCGACCGGGCGGGCCGCTTCGACGGCGCCGAGGAGATCGTGATCAGCGCGGGCGGCAGCGCCTGGTTCGACGCGGTGGCCGACGTCTTCGCCGACATCCCGGATCTGACGCTGCCGGTCCTGAAACTGCTGCGCTCGGGCGCGTACATCTCGCACGACGACGGCCACTACCGCGAGATCACCCCGTTCAACCGGGTGCCCGAGGAGGGCGCGCTCCAGCCGGCGTTCCGACTGTGGGCGCAGGTCGTCTCCCGCCCGTCGGCGGGGCAGGCGTTCGTCAACGCGGGCAAGCGGGACGCGGCGTACGACCTCGACCTGCCGGAGGCGCAGGTCGTACGGGACGCCCGCACCGGCGCCGTCCGCCCGGCGGCCGGTATCGCCGTCGAGAAGCTGTCGGACCAGCACGGCTGGCTGACCACCTCGCCCGACGCCGTTCTGGAGGTCGGCGACTGGGTGGGGATGGGGCTCTCCCACCCGTGCACGTCGTTCGACAAGTGGCAGCTGATCCCGCTGGTCGAGGCGGACGGCACGGTCACCGACCTCGTCCGTACGTATTTCTGA
- a CDS encoding sugar kinase, whose amino-acid sequence MVTFVPSRPGRLADVPSFARTIGGAESNVACALAAAGHSVSWVSRVGADGFGDHLVDAVAAYGVDTTGVHRDPDRPTGIYFRTAGDRATDTHEVLYYRAGSAASAMSPANTPVEGLWSGTVLHVSGITAALSADCLALMREITTRRPGRPLVSFDVNHRPGLWRDASGARDATSARVLLELARGADLVFVGEDEAADAWDLHGGDAIRAALPEPATVVVKRGSAGATVYHAAPGQTGAGDTAPSDTAPSDTAPSDTVTSVPALRVDVVAPVGAGDAFAAGFLSATLRGLPMAARLRHGHLTAAATLTVAADLAAPPGRAHADRLAALDDTAWGTLRLGPGWTAAAEEVATP is encoded by the coding sequence ATGGTCACCTTCGTGCCCTCGCGCCCCGGCCGGCTGGCCGACGTCCCGTCCTTCGCCCGGACCATAGGCGGCGCGGAGTCCAATGTCGCCTGTGCCCTGGCCGCCGCCGGGCACTCCGTGAGCTGGGTCAGCCGGGTCGGCGCCGACGGGTTCGGTGACCATCTCGTCGACGCCGTCGCCGCGTACGGCGTCGACACCACCGGGGTCCACCGCGACCCGGACCGGCCCACCGGCATCTACTTCCGCACGGCGGGCGACCGCGCCACCGACACCCATGAGGTCCTCTACTACCGGGCGGGCTCGGCCGCCTCGGCGATGTCCCCGGCCAACACGCCGGTCGAAGGGCTGTGGTCGGGGACTGTGCTGCACGTCTCCGGGATCACGGCGGCCCTGTCCGCCGACTGTCTCGCCCTGATGCGCGAGATCACCACCAGGCGGCCGGGGCGCCCGCTGGTCTCCTTCGACGTCAACCACCGCCCGGGGCTGTGGCGCGACGCGTCCGGTGCCCGCGACGCCACCAGCGCCCGCGTCCTGCTGGAGCTGGCGCGCGGCGCCGACCTGGTCTTCGTCGGCGAGGACGAGGCGGCCGACGCGTGGGACCTGCACGGCGGGGACGCGATCCGCGCGGCGCTGCCGGAACCGGCCACCGTCGTCGTCAAGCGCGGCAGCGCGGGGGCCACGGTCTACCACGCGGCCCCGGGGCAGACCGGCGCCGGCGACACCGCCCCGTCCGACACCGCCCCGTCCGACACCGCCCCGTCCGACACCGTCACGTCCGTGCCCGCGCTGCGGGTCGACGTCGTCGCGCCGGTCGGCGCCGGTGACGCGTTCGCCGCCGGATTCCTCTCGGCGACCCTGCGCGGCCTCCCGATGGCCGCACGGCTGCGGCACGGCCATCTCACCGCAGCCGCCACCCTCACCGTCGCCGCCGACCTGGCCGCCCCGCCGGGCCGCGCGCACGCCGACCGGCTCGCCGCCCTCGACGACACGGCATGGGGCACACTGCGTCTGGGCCCCGGCTGGACGGCGGCCGCTGAGGAGGTGGCCACGCCATGA
- a CDS encoding IclR family transcriptional regulator, giving the protein MSQTVDRALSILPLLAQGPADLGQVAERLDVHKSTALRLLRTLHEHGLVYRQQDQRYRLGARLFALAQEAVENLDIREIAHPHLVALNEQCGHTVHLAVHEDGEVLYIDKVESRYPVRMYSRIGKPVALTVAAVAKLLLADLPEPERRALAQRLDYPMYTPRSTPDAAAFLDELATVRAQGWATDLGGHEESINCVGAPVRGTEGRVVAAMSVSAPNVVVTADELLSLLPLVRRTAEAISGEYSGNTPTKEAS; this is encoded by the coding sequence ATGAGCCAGACGGTCGACCGGGCGCTGAGCATCCTGCCGCTGCTCGCCCAGGGACCCGCCGACCTCGGCCAGGTGGCCGAGCGGCTGGACGTCCACAAGTCCACCGCGCTGCGGCTGCTGCGTACCCTCCACGAACACGGCCTGGTCTACCGGCAGCAGGACCAGCGGTACCGGCTCGGCGCCCGGCTGTTCGCGCTCGCCCAGGAAGCCGTCGAGAACCTCGACATCCGCGAGATCGCCCACCCCCATCTCGTCGCGCTCAACGAACAGTGCGGCCACACCGTCCATCTCGCGGTCCACGAGGACGGCGAAGTCCTCTACATCGACAAGGTGGAGAGCCGCTACCCGGTGCGGATGTACTCCCGTATCGGCAAGCCCGTGGCGCTCACCGTCGCCGCCGTCGCCAAGCTGCTGCTCGCCGACCTCCCCGAGCCCGAGCGCAGAGCGCTCGCCCAGCGGCTCGACTACCCCATGTACACGCCCCGTTCGACCCCCGACGCCGCCGCGTTCCTCGACGAGCTGGCGACCGTCAGGGCACAGGGCTGGGCCACCGACCTCGGTGGCCACGAGGAGTCCATCAACTGCGTCGGCGCGCCCGTCCGGGGTACGGAGGGCCGCGTCGTCGCCGCCATGTCGGTCTCGGCGCCCAATGTCGTCGTCACGGCCGACGAACTCCTCTCCCTGCTCCCGCTGGTGCGCCGCACCGCCGAAGCGATCAGCGGCGAGTACTCCGGCAACACCCCTACCAAGGAAGCTTCATGA
- a CDS encoding RidA family protein: MSESAQTTGTTPKTALTPSTHTAPPAKFSHGVRKGNILQVAGQVGFLPAVEGRPPTPAGPSLREQTLQTLANVKAILEEGGASWDDVMMMRVYLTDTGHFAELNEIYNAYFEEQRLQAPPAARTTVYVGLPKGLLIEIDALAVLG; this comes from the coding sequence ATGAGCGAGTCCGCACAGACCACAGGTACCACCCCCAAGACGGCGCTGACCCCGTCGACCCACACGGCCCCGCCGGCGAAGTTCTCGCACGGCGTCCGCAAGGGCAACATCCTCCAGGTCGCGGGACAGGTCGGCTTCCTGCCCGCGGTCGAGGGCCGGCCGCCGACGCCCGCGGGCCCCTCGCTGCGCGAGCAGACCCTGCAGACCCTCGCCAACGTCAAGGCCATCCTGGAGGAGGGCGGGGCGAGTTGGGACGACGTGATGATGATGCGCGTCTACCTCACGGACACCGGCCACTTCGCGGAGCTGAACGAGATCTACAACGCGTACTTCGAGGAGCAGCGCCTCCAGGCGCCGCCCGCCGCGCGCACCACGGTCTATGTGGGGCTGCCCAAGGGCCTGCTCATCGAGATCGACGCGCTGGCCGTGCTCGGCTGA
- a CDS encoding chitinase → MRRPHGPRIRTALAATVGVIAAAAFALPSAQASPSAPAATKAAPAKAAATAAAVPAHAVTGYWQNFNNGAAVQTLADVQDQYDIVAVAFAEATGNPGEVTFNLDSAGLGGYSVDQFKADVAAKQAAGKSVVISIGGETGTVSVNDSASADAFANSVYGLMQEYGFDGVDIDLENGLNSTYMTQALESLAAKAGSGLVLTMAPQTIDMQSTSGEYFKTALAVKDILTVVNMQYYNSGSMLGCDGNVYSQGSVDFLTALACIQLEGGLDPSQVGIGVPASPSGAGSGYVEPSVVNAALDCLTKGTNCGSFKPSTTYPGLRGAMTWSTNWDATAGNAWSDAVGAHVHGL, encoded by the coding sequence ATTCGCCGTCCCCACGGCCCTCGCATCCGCACGGCGCTCGCCGCGACCGTCGGCGTCATCGCCGCAGCCGCGTTCGCGCTGCCGTCGGCCCAGGCGTCCCCCAGCGCCCCCGCCGCCACCAAGGCCGCCCCGGCGAAGGCCGCCGCAACCGCGGCCGCGGTTCCCGCCCACGCCGTCACCGGCTACTGGCAGAACTTCAACAACGGAGCGGCCGTTCAGACGCTCGCCGACGTCCAGGACCAGTACGACATCGTCGCCGTCGCCTTCGCCGAAGCGACCGGCAACCCCGGCGAGGTCACCTTCAACCTCGACTCGGCGGGTCTCGGCGGCTACAGCGTCGACCAGTTCAAGGCGGACGTCGCGGCCAAGCAGGCGGCCGGCAAATCCGTGGTCATCTCCATCGGCGGCGAGACCGGCACCGTCTCCGTCAACGACTCGGCCTCCGCCGACGCGTTCGCCAACTCGGTCTACGGGCTGATGCAGGAGTACGGCTTCGACGGCGTCGACATCGACCTGGAGAACGGCCTCAACTCCACCTACATGACGCAGGCGCTGGAGTCCCTCGCCGCGAAGGCCGGTTCGGGCCTCGTGCTGACGATGGCGCCCCAGACGATCGACATGCAGTCGACGTCGGGCGAGTACTTCAAGACGGCGCTGGCCGTGAAGGACATCCTCACCGTCGTCAACATGCAGTACTACAACAGCGGTTCGATGCTCGGCTGCGACGGCAACGTGTACTCGCAGGGCTCGGTGGACTTCCTCACCGCCCTCGCCTGCATCCAGCTGGAGGGCGGTCTCGACCCGTCACAGGTCGGCATCGGCGTCCCCGCCTCACCGAGCGGCGCGGGCAGCGGCTACGTGGAGCCCTCCGTGGTCAACGCCGCGCTGGACTGTCTGACCAAGGGCACCAACTGCGGTTCGTTCAAGCCGTCCACGACCTACCCGGGGCTGCGCGGCGCGATGACCTGGTCGACCAACTGGGACGCGACGGCCGGCAACGCCTGGTCCGACGCGGTCGGCGCCCACGTGCACGGTCTGTAG
- a CDS encoding chitinase, whose protein sequence is MERARAHRRHLRNWTGRSWIGGAVAALSAAALTITGLTGTAQAADINVAKNGGYESGLSNWTCSAGSGTTVSSPVHAGAAALQGTPSGLDNAKCSQSVAVQPNSTYTLSAWVQGSYVYLGASGTGTTDVSTWTPGTSGWQQLSTRFTTGASTRSVSVYTNGWYGQPAYYADDLTLVGPDGGGGTDPGPQVPATPGGLSVGSVTSSSVTLNWGAVSGATGYNVYRAGTKVQSATGTSATVTGLAANTSYQFQVSATNSAGESAKSTAVAGKTSAGGTDPGNPGNPSVPKHAVTGYWQNFNNGATVQKIRDVPSQYDIIAVSFANATATQGQLAFSLDPAVGYASAADFKADIAAKKAAGKSVILSVGGETGSVSVSNDASATAFANSAYSLMQEYGFSGIDIDLENGLNSTYMTKALRQLSAKAGPSLVLTMAPQTIDMQSTSGEYFKTALAVKDILTVVNMQYYNSGSMLGCDGKVYSQGSVDFITALACIQLQGGLAPSQVGIGVPASTRGAGSGYVAPSVVNNALDCLAKGTNCGSFKPSTTYPGLRGAMTWSTNWDATAGNAWSNAVGPHVHSLP, encoded by the coding sequence GTGGAACGTGCACGCGCACACCGAAGACATCTGAGGAACTGGACAGGCCGCTCGTGGATCGGCGGTGCCGTGGCGGCACTGTCCGCCGCAGCGCTGACCATCACCGGACTCACCGGCACGGCGCAGGCCGCCGACATCAACGTCGCAAAGAACGGCGGTTACGAGTCCGGGCTGTCCAACTGGACCTGTTCGGCCGGGAGCGGGACCACTGTCAGCTCCCCCGTCCACGCGGGCGCGGCCGCCCTCCAGGGCACCCCCAGCGGGCTCGACAACGCGAAGTGCTCGCAGAGCGTCGCCGTCCAGCCCAACTCCACGTACACGCTCAGCGCGTGGGTGCAGGGCAGTTACGTCTACCTCGGCGCCTCCGGCACCGGGACGACCGACGTGTCGACCTGGACCCCCGGCACCTCCGGCTGGCAGCAGCTCTCGACGCGCTTCACCACCGGCGCCTCGACCCGGTCCGTCAGCGTCTACACCAACGGCTGGTACGGCCAGCCCGCCTACTACGCCGACGACCTGACGCTCGTCGGTCCCGACGGCGGCGGCGGCACGGACCCCGGCCCGCAGGTGCCCGCCACCCCCGGCGGCCTCTCCGTCGGATCCGTGACGTCCTCCTCGGTCACGCTCAACTGGGGCGCCGTGTCCGGCGCGACCGGCTACAACGTCTACCGCGCCGGGACCAAGGTCCAGTCGGCGACCGGCACTTCGGCCACGGTGACGGGCCTGGCCGCGAACACCTCGTACCAGTTCCAGGTGAGCGCGACCAACTCGGCGGGTGAGTCGGCCAAGTCGACCGCCGTGGCCGGCAAGACCTCGGCCGGCGGCACCGATCCGGGCAACCCCGGCAACCCCTCGGTGCCCAAGCACGCGGTGACCGGCTACTGGCAGAACTTCAACAACGGCGCCACGGTCCAGAAGATCAGGGACGTGCCGTCGCAGTACGACATCATCGCCGTGTCCTTCGCCAACGCGACGGCCACCCAGGGCCAGCTCGCCTTCAGCCTCGACCCGGCGGTCGGTTACGCGTCGGCGGCCGACTTCAAGGCGGACATCGCCGCGAAGAAGGCGGCGGGCAAGTCGGTCATCCTCTCCGTCGGCGGCGAGACGGGCAGCGTCAGCGTCAGCAACGACGCGTCCGCCACCGCGTTCGCCAACAGCGCGTACTCACTCATGCAGGAGTACGGCTTCAGCGGTATCGACATCGACCTGGAGAACGGCCTCAACTCCACCTACATGACGAAGGCGCTGCGCCAGCTCTCCGCGAAGGCGGGCCCGAGCCTGGTCCTGACGATGGCGCCGCAGACGATCGACATGCAGTCGACGTCCGGTGAGTACTTCAAGACCGCCCTGGCCGTGAAGGACATCCTCACCGTCGTCAACATGCAGTACTACAACAGCGGTTCGATGCTCGGCTGCGACGGCAAGGTCTACTCCCAGGGCTCGGTGGACTTCATCACCGCGCTCGCCTGCATCCAGCTCCAGGGCGGGCTCGCCCCGTCCCAGGTCGGCATCGGCGTCCCGGCCTCCACCCGCGGTGCGGGCAGCGGCTACGTCGCCCCGTCCGTCGTCAACAACGCCCTCGACTGCCTGGCCAAGGGCACCAACTGCGGTTCGTTCAAGCCGTCCACGACCTACCCGGGGCTGCGCGGCGCGATGACCTGGTCGACCAACTGGGACGCGACGGCCGGCAACGCCTGGTCCAACGCGGTCGGACCGCACGTCCACAGCCTGCCGTAG